The genomic interval GCTCGTCGGTGCCGGGCTTGCGCGGCACGATGAAGGTGTAGCGGAAGTCGACGAGTCCGTCCTCGATCGGCGTCTGCGTGGCGATGGCGCACGTCGGGATCAGGCCGACCGGCCGGTTGAAGTTGACACCCAGCCCCCACACCTCGTTCTCGATGTACCCGTCGACCAGACCGCGGGGGGTGCCGAAGGTGATCGCGGCGGTGGCGCGCAGCATCGGGCCGTCCTCGACGACCTCCAGGGCACCAAAGCCCTTGACCCCGTGGATGTAGCGGAAGTGCGCCATGTCCACGACGTTCTCGATGATCTCCTGCACGTGGGTGCGGATCGTGTAGGACTGCCCGGGGATCGGCGGCAGGTAGGCCTCGTCGTCGAGCTCCTTCAGCCGGGGGACCTGCCAGGTCGGCTGCTCGTCCTCGTGACCGAGCCAGACCATGACGGTACCGTTGCTCTCGTCGACCGGCCAGGCACGGAGCTGCGCGCGCCGGTTGAACGTGTCGCGGTACGGGATGTCGACGTTGCGGCCGTCCCGGTCGAACCGCCAGTGGTGGAACGGGCAGACGATGTCGTCACCGCGGACCATGCCGCCGTAGCCGATGTTCGCACCGAGGTGCGGGCAGTGCGCGTCCATCACCCGCACCTCGCCGCTCTCCCCCCGGTAGGCGACCAGCTCCTGGCCGAACCGACGGAGCGGCACGACCTGACCCACCGGGATCTCCGCGGAATGCGCGACCACGTACCAGCCCTGCGGGTACGGCGGCATCGGGAAGCGATCGGACATGTGCCCTCCTCCTCGAGGTGCGAGCGGCGCGCCCAGCGGGCCACCTACTCTGCTTACCATTATACTGTTCACCGGGCAATGCGTTCCGGACGTCGACCTGGTCTCATTCCGCACCTGTGGGGGTGAAGAGCCGGCGCGGGTTGTCGGTGAGGATCCGGTCGACGACGTCGCCACCGACCCCGAACTGCGCCAGCGTGGACCGGAAGCCGTCGAGCACCTCCGTGTAGGCGGGCGCGGCGCCGTCGACGAGCGAGTTGTCCTCGCCCACGTAGGACACCGCCGAGTCCATCGACAGGCAGATCCGGCTCTCGAACCCCTCACGCACCATGGCGGCCACCAGGCCCGCCCGGAAGCTGTCCGGCAGGAAGACGTCCCGCCCAACCCGGTCGAGACCGACGTAGGCGCCCAGGCGCAGGATCCGGAGGAACGTCGCGATCGGAGTCCGCCGGTGGTCCAGGTGCCCGACCACGACGCGGCCCGGATCGACCCCGGCCCGCAGCAGCACCTCGAGCTGCTCCACCCCGGACGAGCCGGACGTGTGGGTCACGATCGGCACGCCGGTGGCGAGCTGCGCGCCGGCTGCGGCGGTCAGGATCTTCTCCTCGACCGGGACGATCCCACCGGGCGAGGTCGCCACCTTCAGCACTCCGGCCCGGATCCCGGTGTGCCCGATGCCGTCGGTGATCTCGCCGGCGAAATGGTCCCGGAGCTGCTCGGTCGCCATGTGCCGGAAGTACCCGGGCACGCCGTGCGAGGCGGTGTAGAGCCCGGTGGCACAGACGATCTGGACCCCGGCGGCCTCCGCCACCCGGCGCAGCAGCAGCGGTCGGCGGTACATCTCGATGGGCGTGGCGTCCACCATCGTCCGCAGCCCCAGCGCGGCCGCCCGGCGGAGCTGGTCCACCGCACGGGCACAGGTGTCGGCCTCGTCGACCGCACGGCGCGCGTCCAGGTGCACGCCGTCCATCCCGAAGAAGACGTGCTCGTGCACCAGGGTCGTGCCGAGCTCGGTGACCGGTACCGTCCCGGTCACCGTGTTGACCACGGCAGAGGTCGGGACCGGTGCCGTGGACTGCCTCTCGGCCGGTTCAGCCGACATCGGCCGGTACCGCGGGCTCGTAGGAGCCCAGCCGCAGCAGGGTACGGATGTTGCCGCCCAGCACCTTCGTCAGGGTGTCGGTGTCCAGCCCGAGGTTGAGCAGTTCGTACAGCGGGAACGGCAGCGCGAACATCCGTGGCGCGGAGTAGAAGTCCGACCCGAAGACGAGTCGCTCCGGTCCGACGGCGTCGATGAACCGGTCGAGCCCGTGCGCCACGGAGATGCACACACCGGTGTCGAAGGTGATGTTGGGGCAGCGGCGCGCCAGCTCCGGCATCTGACCCGCCTGCGGCCCGGACGAGAAGCCGTCCAGCGCAACGATGTCCAGCTCCGGGAACTTGTCGGCCAGCACCTGCAGTCGCCACGGCTCCTCCAGGAAGGACTCGGCGAGGATGTGCACGAAGGCCGGCACCCGGTGCTCCTGCAGCCGCGCGAACAGCGGTTCCATCCGCGGGTCGTTGATCACCGTGCCCTGGAAGTGGTGATGCCAGGTGAAGCCGCGGACGTCGAGTTCGGTGACTGCGCGGTCGATCTCGGTGAGCGCGGCGTCGACGTCCAGCGGGTCGACGGTGCCCAGAGCGGCGAGGAAGCGGTCCGGGGCGAGATCACGGTAGGCGGCCGCCTGGTCGTTCAGCCGGGGCGCGGTGGTGCTGTGCACGCCGACCGACGAGGGCGAGATGATCGCCCCGGCGATGCCGTGCGCATCGAGGTAGGCGATACGGGCGTCGACCGGGTCCGCCGCCCGGGTGCCGGTGTTGCGAGCACCGACCAGACCCTCGATCTCGGCCACGTGGTGATGGACGTCGATGACCTCGCAGGGCGCCTCGGTGGTGATCACGAGGACACCCCGGTCCGCGCCGCGAGCTCCAGGGCGCGCACGGCGAGCACCTTCTTGTCCACCTTGGTCAGTGACATCGGCCAGTCCCCCGGCTCCACCCACCACACGTGCCTGGGCACCTTGTAGGAGGCCATCGCCGTCCGGCAGGCGGCGAGCAGCTCCGACTCGGTCAGCTCGGTGTCCGGGTACTTCTCGACGAACGCCACCGGGACCTCGTCCAGCTTCGCGTCCGGCAGGCCCACCACCGCGGCCTGACGAGTGCCCGGGACCGTCAGCAGCATCGCCTCGATCTCGGCGGGTGCCAGATTGATCCCGCCCACCTTCAGCAGCTCCTTGCGCCGCCCGGTCCAGGCGAAGGTGCCGGTGGCGTGGTGCACACCCATGTCGCCGGTGTGGAACCAGCCGTCGGCGTCGATCGCGGCGGCCGTGGCCTCGGGGTTCCGGAAGTACCCCAGGAACAGGCAGCTGCCGCGGACCACGATCTCGCCCTCGACGTCGTCGGGCAGCGTCGTACCGGTGACCGGATCCACCACCGCGACCTCGATCCCGTCGAACGGCCGCCCGGAGGTCCCGATCCGACTCTCGTTGTCCCCCGACAGGTCCGGGCAGGAGATGAAGGCGTTGAGCTCCGTCGATCCGTAGCCGGAGAGGATGGCGGCGTTCGGGAACAGCCGCTCGCCCTGGTCGAAGGCCGCGCGGGTGCCGACCACGGCCACCTGGCGGACGTGCCCGAAGTCGATGTCGGACCCCGCGACGGCGTCCTCCAGGCCCTGCAGCACGGCCGGGAACTGCGGCCAGAGGGTCACGCAGCGCTCGCGCTCGACGAGCCGCGCGGCCGTCGGACCGTCGAACCAGCGGGAGGTGACGAAGGTGAGGCCGGACCCGAGAGCGCCGAGCATGAAGACGAGTGCGGCGGTGTGGCACAGCGGTGTGGGGATCCAGACCCGGTCACCGGGCTCGTGGTGCAGGCCCTGCTGCCAGCGGGCCAGCGCGGTACCGCCGATGGCCCGGCCCGAGTGCATGACGGCCTTCGGTCGGGACTCGGTGCCGGAGGTGAAGACCATCACCGCGATGTCGTCCGGCGACACCGCGGCGGCCCGGACGGCGACCTCGTCGGGCACACCCGGGGCGACGTCCGCACGCAGATCGGCCATCAGCGGGTGTCCGGCCGATCCGACCCGGTCCAACCAGACGATGTCCCGCGGCGCGCCCGCATCGCCCGCCCCGAACGCCTCGCCCACCAGCCGCGCGGCGTCGTCGTCGTGCCGCCACCCGCCGCCGGCCACCAGCAGGACGCGCATCCCG from Nakamurella alba carries:
- a CDS encoding Rieske 2Fe-2S domain-containing protein, yielding MSDRFPMPPYPQGWYVVAHSAEIPVGQVVPLRRFGQELVAYRGESGEVRVMDAHCPHLGANIGYGGMVRGDDIVCPFHHWRFDRDGRNVDIPYRDTFNRRAQLRAWPVDESNGTVMVWLGHEDEQPTWQVPRLKELDDEAYLPPIPGQSYTIRTHVQEIIENVVDMAHFRYIHGVKGFGALEVVEDGPMLRATAAITFGTPRGLVDGYIENEVWGLGVNFNRPVGLIPTCAIATQTPIEDGLVDFRYTFIVPRKPGTDEPSNASKSFMKDYHFQIEQDIPVWEHKIYRESPKLARGEGAVADLRRWASQFYAKADA
- a CDS encoding phosphotriesterase family protein, yielding MSAEPAERQSTAPVPTSAVVNTVTGTVPVTELGTTLVHEHVFFGMDGVHLDARRAVDEADTCARAVDQLRRAAALGLRTMVDATPIEMYRRPLLLRRVAEAAGVQIVCATGLYTASHGVPGYFRHMATEQLRDHFAGEITDGIGHTGIRAGVLKVATSPGGIVPVEEKILTAAAGAQLATGVPIVTHTSGSSGVEQLEVLLRAGVDPGRVVVGHLDHRRTPIATFLRILRLGAYVGLDRVGRDVFLPDSFRAGLVAAMVREGFESRICLSMDSAVSYVGEDNSLVDGAAPAYTEVLDGFRSTLAQFGVGGDVVDRILTDNPRRLFTPTGAE
- a CDS encoding amidohydrolase family protein, with product MITTEAPCEVIDVHHHVAEIEGLVGARNTGTRAADPVDARIAYLDAHGIAGAIISPSSVGVHSTTAPRLNDQAAAYRDLAPDRFLAALGTVDPLDVDAALTEIDRAVTELDVRGFTWHHHFQGTVINDPRMEPLFARLQEHRVPAFVHILAESFLEEPWRLQVLADKFPELDIVALDGFSSGPQAGQMPELARRCPNITFDTGVCISVAHGLDRFIDAVGPERLVFGSDFYSAPRMFALPFPLYELLNLGLDTDTLTKVLGGNIRTLLRLGSYEPAVPADVG
- a CDS encoding class I adenylate-forming enzyme family protein gives rise to the protein MSTTLSGIAGHDEIWGGARPGTLAGLLAAGRTGRADTEAVVVDDDRRSYAELSAAAVGITGALVGLDVRAGDRVGLLSANTVEFVEALFGIALAGAVAVPLSNRMSADELRYAAELTGMRVLLVAGGGWRHDDDAARLVGEAFGAGDAGAPRDIVWLDRVGSAGHPLMADLRADVAPGVPDEVAVRAAAVSPDDIAVMVFTSGTESRPKAVMHSGRAIGGTALARWQQGLHHEPGDRVWIPTPLCHTAALVFMLGALGSGLTFVTSRWFDGPTAARLVERERCVTLWPQFPAVLQGLEDAVAGSDIDFGHVRQVAVVGTRAAFDQGERLFPNAAILSGYGSTELNAFISCPDLSGDNESRIGTSGRPFDGIEVAVVDPVTGTTLPDDVEGEIVVRGSCLFLGYFRNPEATAAAIDADGWFHTGDMGVHHATGTFAWTGRRKELLKVGGINLAPAEIEAMLLTVPGTRQAAVVGLPDAKLDEVPVAFVEKYPDTELTESELLAACRTAMASYKVPRHVWWVEPGDWPMSLTKVDKKVLAVRALELAARTGVSS